The window GCGATTACTACAAAGCAGAAGAAGGAAAGCAACCAAAACCGGAGGGACATTTTGTAGAAGTTCAGGTAGGAAGCGATATAAAAAAGAGTCATCTTAAGAAAGTAGAATTATTCTTAGATAACCATAGATGCAGTATAGAGGGAAGATTAAGTAGCGAGCAACTGATAAAGCTCCTGGAAATACTGGAGGAAGCTTCATGTTAAATCCGGATAACAGTTGTAGAATATACTTGTGTACAGGCCACACGGATATGAGAAAAGGCGTACATAGTTTATCTATACTTGCACAAGCAATAATATCTGATAATTTCAAGGTAGGAGCGTTATTTGTATTTCGAGGCAAGAGCGCAGATAAAATAAAAATACTATGGTGGGACGGACAAGGATTTTGCTTATATTACAAGCAGCTAGATAGCGACAAATTCACGTGGTCAAAGTTAGAAACGGCAATATTGAAATAGATAATAATGCCGCAGAACGAGCACTCAGAGCTGTTGCTATCGGCAGGAAAAACTGGCTTTTTGCTGGTTCTGATAAAGGCGGTAATACTGCAGCCATGAGTTATTGTCAAATGTTGTGTATGAAAAAAATTAGGCAACATATTTTTTCTCATTTAAGTTATCGTTACTAATTTCACTTACATGAATTCCATCTATAAATTTTTCCATATTAATAACTTGGGCAATGCGGTTTTTACCTCGTAAAGGTTTCCACCTTTTTTCTGCTTCAAGGAATAATTTATAGGTAGCAGCAATAATAGTATTTCTCGAAAAACAATTCCTAGATTTTCTAGTTCTATGCTTAACCGTAGCAAAGGTAGATTCAATAGGATTAGTTGTCCGCAAATGTATCCAGTGCTCCCCTGGAAAATCGTAAAAAGCTAATAACTCTTTTTCATTTTTCAATAAGCATTCTGTAGCCTTAGGATATTTAGCAGAATAAGCCAAGATAAATTTTTTCCAACTGGATTCA of the Candidatus Megaera polyxenophila genome contains:
- a CDS encoding isocitrate lyase, giving the protein MLNPDNSCRIYLCTGHTDMRKGVHSLSILAQAIISDNFKVGALFVFRGKSADKIKILWWDGQGFCLYYKQLDSDKFTWSKLETAILK
- a CDS encoding transposase, whose translation is MARRKRIYISREQKEKIIKELIKTNCNIKLLAEKYQVTARTLSRWRSDYYKAEEGKQPKPEGHFVEVQVGSDIKKSHLKKVELFLDNHRCSIEGRLSSEQLIKLLEILEEASC
- a CDS encoding transposase, with protein sequence MVKVRNGNIEIDNNAAERALRAVAIGRKNWLFAGSDKGGNTAAMSYCQMLCMKKIRQHIFSHLSYRY